The following are encoded in a window of Thermodesulfobacteriota bacterium genomic DNA:
- a CDS encoding SCO family protein translates to MNLKHVVIITFVVLLILGWGLFIYERLEVRNFKGNLVENKYDYHGIRIYKEAPGFELTDQNNNRVSLSDFKGKLVLISWGFTHCPDICPLILSRLSNVMKELGDLSDNVQVVFITVDPERDTPSRLKSYIPSFNNRFIGLTGSTEDIEKVVKSYNAFFIKHPEVYGRGEFDTWDSYQMTHTTKVYLVDQNGRLLFYYPYDKLESTEIAKDIKRILQR, encoded by the coding sequence ATGAATCTAAAGCATGTCGTGATCATTACTTTTGTGGTTTTACTCATACTGGGTTGGGGATTGTTTATATATGAGCGCTTAGAAGTAAGAAATTTCAAGGGCAATCTGGTTGAAAATAAATACGACTATCATGGGATTCGCATTTATAAAGAGGCGCCAGGATTTGAGTTAACAGATCAAAATAATAACAGGGTATCCCTTTCTGATTTTAAGGGGAAGCTGGTACTTATATCCTGGGGATTTACTCATTGCCCTGATATCTGTCCGCTCATACTTTCAAGGCTCAGCAATGTAATGAAAGAACTGGGAGATCTAAGTGATAATGTCCAAGTGGTGTTCATAACAGTTGACCCTGAAAGGGATACGCCAAGTAGATTGAAATCCTATATTCCATCTTTTAATAATAGATTCATAGGACTGACTGGATCAACTGAAGACATTGAAAAGGTGGTCAAATCTTATAATGCATTCTTCATAAAACACCCGGAAGTTTATGGAAGGGGTGAGTTTGACACATGGGATAGTTATCAGATGACTCATACAACAAAAGTTTATCTGGTAGATCAAAATGGAAGGTTGTTATTTTATTATCCTTATGATAAGTTGGAATCTACCGAAATCGCGAAAGATATAAAAAGGATTCTACAGCGTTGA